The following are from one region of the Candidatus Goldiibacteriota bacterium genome:
- the mnmE gene encoding tRNA uridine-5-carboxymethylaminomethyl(34) synthesis GTPase MnmE, giving the protein MENSTIAAISTYPGKSALGVIRVSGKDTFSIISKIVRFSSGMPIDKIQPRAQNLAGLYDQSDFLLDKPLVTVFKAPNSYTGEDMAEISCHGSLLILQSAMEALCHFGAQPALPGEFTKRAFLNNKMDLAQAEAVSDIIDADSKASLKLSLFQLEGKESGAITALREKTASLLSSLELEIDFAHEDTPKLDSNEALKKLSLINAGIDALLKNADLGIMIKNGVRCVIAGKPNAGKSSVMNALLRKNRAIVTGLAGTTRDVIEDRFDLENIPVRLFDTAGIRHAENQAEKEGVNRAKTALKEGDIILFIVDGSLPLTNDDIHAFKETDGRPVILCINKSDLEQKITARDAKVFLGANDAAETVNINCVKEGGIIPLTNALKNIIIGSGNTALLDGILVANLRHKQALLEARRALKDAADAFSKNLSFEFAASDIKHAAASLGGITGVISTEEILESIFSGFCIGK; this is encoded by the coding sequence ATGGAAAACAGCACAATAGCCGCAATTTCAACATATCCGGGAAAGTCCGCGCTTGGCGTTATACGCGTAAGCGGCAAAGATACTTTTTCGATAATCTCAAAAATAGTCCGTTTTTCTTCCGGTATGCCAATAGACAAAATTCAGCCGCGCGCCCAAAATCTAGCCGGACTTTACGACCAATCTGATTTTCTTCTGGACAAACCGCTTGTAACTGTCTTTAAAGCGCCAAATTCATATACAGGCGAAGACATGGCGGAAATATCATGCCACGGAAGCCTGTTAATCCTTCAGTCAGCCATGGAAGCCCTGTGTCACTTTGGCGCCCAGCCCGCGCTGCCGGGTGAATTTACAAAAAGGGCTTTTCTAAACAATAAAATGGATCTTGCCCAAGCTGAAGCGGTGTCAGATATTATTGACGCGGATTCAAAAGCTTCCCTTAAGCTTTCACTTTTTCAGCTTGAAGGAAAAGAATCCGGCGCCATTACCGCTCTTAGGGAAAAAACAGCATCGCTGCTGTCTTCACTGGAGCTTGAAATAGATTTTGCCCATGAAGACACCCCCAAACTTGATTCAAATGAGGCATTAAAAAAACTATCTTTAATAAATGCCGGCATAGACGCGCTGTTAAAAAACGCGGATCTTGGAATTATGATTAAAAACGGGGTGCGCTGTGTTATTGCGGGAAAACCCAACGCGGGTAAATCAAGCGTTATGAACGCCCTTTTAAGAAAAAACCGCGCAATAGTGACAGGCCTTGCAGGCACCACCAGGGACGTCATAGAGGACCGCTTTGACCTTGAAAACATACCCGTCAGGCTGTTTGACACGGCAGGTATCAGGCACGCGGAAAACCAGGCGGAAAAAGAGGGCGTAAACAGGGCTAAAACCGCTTTAAAAGAAGGTGATATTATATTATTTATAGTTGACGGCTCGCTTCCCCTTACAAATGATGATATTCATGCCTTTAAAGAAACTGATGGCAGGCCTGTGATTTTATGCATTAATAAAAGCGACCTTGAACAGAAAATTACCGCGCGGGACGCGAAGGTTTTTCTTGGAGCTAATGACGCAGCCGAAACCGTAAACATTAACTGCGTAAAAGAAGGCGGAATAATACCCTTAACAAACGCTCTTAAAAATATTATAATTGGAAGCGGTAATACGGCTTTACTTGACGGAATACTTGTTGCCAATTTAAGGCACAAACAGGCGCTGTTGGAAGCGCGACGCGCGCTGAAAGATGCCGCAGACGCTTTTTCAAAGAACCTTTCGTTTGAATTCGCCGCGTCTGACATTAAACACGCCGCGGCATCGCTTGGCGGCATAACAGGTGTTATAAGTACGGAAGAGATACTGGAATCAATATTTTCCGGATTCTGCATAGGAAAATAA
- a CDS encoding KH domain-containing protein: MSGIRKVSGKISDAVADFIKDEDVPLDRVSVNLINEKVFTDRIEYTVELFKRENSFKKNQPAPLPAVQSALEMLGTLLKLSGTAEFSLKEDITPDSAVIKIHTPFKNGLLIGKDGQNISALQYLISTALEQKFRTRFPVILDIDSYREKHKQRLINTASTMITKAQNYAGEWLTELMPSFDRKVIHEECASAGIKTFSIGRGVYKKVVVTSLL; the protein is encoded by the coding sequence ATGAGCGGAATAAGGAAGGTTTCAGGAAAAATATCTGACGCCGTGGCGGATTTTATTAAAGATGAAGATGTGCCGCTTGACCGCGTGTCAGTTAATCTTATAAACGAAAAAGTTTTTACGGACAGAATTGAATATACCGTGGAACTGTTTAAACGGGAAAACTCTTTTAAAAAAAATCAGCCGGCTCCCCTGCCCGCGGTGCAGTCCGCGCTTGAAATGCTTGGCACACTGCTGAAACTTTCGGGAACGGCTGAATTTTCCCTTAAAGAAGACATTACCCCTGACAGCGCCGTGATAAAAATACACACTCCTTTTAAAAACGGGCTGCTTATAGGCAAAGACGGGCAGAATATATCAGCCCTGCAATATTTAATATCCACCGCGCTTGAACAAAAGTTCAGAACCCGTTTCCCTGTAATACTGGACATAGACTCTTACAGGGAAAAACACAAACAGCGCCTTATAAATACAGCGTCAACAATGATTACAAAAGCGCAAAATTACGCGGGAGAATGGCTTACGGAGCTTATGCCCTCTTTTGACAGAAAAGTTATTCATGAAGAATGCGCGTCAGCCGGAATAAAAACTTTCAGTATTGGCAGGGGCGTTTATAAAAAAGTTGTAGTGACTTCATTATTATAG
- the yidC gene encoding membrane protein insertase YidC, translating into MNDKNSRLITFIILSAIILFGYNMLFMPKPAANQPQETAAVSPATQASQNARAVQPAASGAETTTALKTNTPSVIKPFEEKKYVIENTLARVSFSDRGAVAIGYELKKFTAGKENDEVLELIPNKASYSYLALNQAAGQDLTAIRWKYDGSLIGDNGSIITFSTPLSDGVTAVKKFILDAETYALTTEIIFKNSTSTPKSVKDMQLMWGPNIHLLPSEFQKNKDGMYAFNRVHYPQGRELKKVELKANIKEDKITNVGVPDYIVMKDLYFMSSFKPAEKTTYKSALIKEYKGGFGFIAINLNDALIEPRSEVTSSFVSYIGPQEYKRLKKFGMERVVDLGWPRFLGLWMFYAMDFFHKLTKNYGVAILLLTLLVRLILWVPSQHSFKQMKDTQKKMTIIKPRIETLKKVYKNDSQKLNEETMKLYQEYKINPLGGCLPMLIQMPIFIALYQMLINMVELKGAYFALWLKDLSKPDPFFVLPIFMGVSMFFQQKMTSTATPVTDESAAMQQKIMLWGMPIFLTFLSFSWPSGLLLYWSMSNLLGIAQQLMVNNSKKA; encoded by the coding sequence ATGAACGATAAAAATTCCAGGCTTATAACATTCATAATACTTTCAGCCATAATACTTTTTGGATATAATATGCTTTTTATGCCCAAACCGGCCGCTAATCAGCCGCAGGAAACCGCGGCAGTCTCGCCGGCTACACAGGCGTCACAGAACGCCCGGGCAGTACAGCCGGCCGCGTCCGGCGCCGAAACAACAACAGCGTTAAAAACAAACACGCCTTCGGTAATAAAACCTTTTGAAGAAAAAAAATACGTAATTGAAAACACCCTTGCCCGTGTAAGCTTCAGCGACCGCGGCGCGGTTGCCATAGGTTATGAATTGAAAAAATTTACGGCAGGAAAAGAAAATGACGAAGTGCTTGAACTTATTCCCAACAAGGCTTCTTACTCTTACCTTGCGCTTAACCAGGCGGCAGGGCAGGATTTAACGGCCATCAGATGGAAATATGACGGCTCTTTAATAGGCGACAACGGTTCCATAATAACCTTTTCCACGCCGTTGTCCGACGGCGTGACAGCAGTTAAAAAGTTCATTCTTGACGCGGAAACTTACGCGCTTACAACAGAAATAATATTTAAAAATTCCACGTCAACGCCTAAATCAGTAAAAGACATGCAGCTTATGTGGGGCCCAAACATACATTTATTGCCTTCGGAATTTCAGAAAAACAAGGACGGCATGTACGCTTTTAACCGCGTACATTACCCGCAGGGGCGCGAACTGAAAAAAGTGGAATTAAAAGCAAATATTAAAGAGGATAAAATAACAAACGTAGGCGTTCCGGATTACATTGTAATGAAAGACCTTTATTTTATGTCTTCTTTCAAACCGGCAGAAAAGACAACATATAAAAGCGCGCTGATAAAAGAATACAAAGGCGGCTTTGGTTTTATAGCAATAAACTTAAACGACGCGCTGATAGAACCGCGTTCAGAAGTAACTTCATCTTTCGTGTCATATATAGGCCCGCAGGAATATAAACGCCTGAAGAAATTCGGAATGGAAAGGGTGGTTGACCTGGGCTGGCCGCGCTTTTTAGGTCTTTGGATGTTTTACGCGATGGACTTTTTTCACAAACTTACAAAAAATTACGGCGTTGCAATCCTTCTGCTTACGCTGCTGGTAAGGCTTATACTGTGGGTGCCTTCACAGCACAGTTTTAAACAGATGAAAGACACGCAGAAAAAAATGACCATAATCAAACCGCGTATAGAAACACTTAAAAAAGTGTATAAAAACGACTCCCAGAAATTAAACGAAGAGACTATGAAACTTTATCAGGAATATAAAATAAACCCTCTTGGCGGCTGCCTGCCCATGCTGATACAGATGCCCATTTTTATCGCGCTTTATCAGATGCTTATAAACATGGTGGAATTAAAAGGCGCTTATTTCGCACTCTGGTTAAAAGACCTTTCAAAACCGGATCCATTCTTTGTACTTCCAATTTTCATGGGTGTTTCCATGTTTTTTCAGCAGAAGATGACATCCACAGCCACCCCGGTAACGGACGAATCCGCGGCTATGCAGCAGAAGATAATGCTGTGGGGTATGCCCATATTTTTAACTTTTCTTTCTTTCAGCTGGCCTTCGGGGCTGCTGCTTTACTGGTCAATGTCAAACCTGCTTGGAATAGCCCAGCAGCTTATGGTTAATAATTCAAAAAAAGCCTGA
- the yidD gene encoding membrane protein insertion efficiency factor YidD, giving the protein MKHIFIFLIKAYKKLISPLLPKSCRFYPTCSEYAMEALNKYGVIKGGIKSVYRILRCNPWNKGGIDRP; this is encoded by the coding sequence ATGAAACACATTTTTATTTTTTTAATAAAGGCTTATAAAAAACTGATTTCCCCGCTTCTGCCCAAATCGTGCAGATTTTATCCCACCTGTTCCGAATACGCCATGGAGGCGCTGAATAAGTACGGGGTAATTAAGGGCGGAATTAAATCCGTTTACAGAATATTAAGATGCAATCCGTGGAATAAAGGCGGCATAGACAGGCCTTAA